The following coding sequences are from one Xiphophorus couchianus chromosome 7, X_couchianus-1.0, whole genome shotgun sequence window:
- the LOC114148753 gene encoding trichohyalin isoform X2, with the protein MESKLLNGWQQQKVELEVEVCRLQEDLAESRAEKEELESRSKALTDRLCQTLNPSMSLLDEEQRRWKTKLKEGREREARQALLIHRLQNKVIEYRERCHRVDQQLQENHSRVLLSEQRIRDEHSKSLENALISLEEEQQRSTSLAETNALLRHQLSQSEQINQELAEDLKKLTADWTRAVQEAQQNEADCQKEKECRLGHMGQQQARLLSLWKSVLDLRRHCHTLRTAADRDLWQLRAEFSRLSSSLLCSCDSVCSSLRLSSPQIKPASSDLPPPSYSSPPLSSTLIHPPPDISGSALCPHSPSPLGIFTLGEEEEEEEEEEKPLELKLQHEVEVFQLEQRIEELSRSLQTADRAREASEADVERLRESDRTLQSVGQAVIRMFQSLSRISNQTPSVSTDSVLSLDMSSLLSVLSQTESMLQCKHEELQGAELNLRRFSEEQTSLQLRLKQLEEEKEQLDVKTGNMQQELIHTLDSLSREKDASASLRLQVEELRMREEEVKREIDRLKRERDRMEERTRQMETEKYKRVEAELLENVQLSERETQQRIEIHSLKVMLDREQLDRQRAEEEGADAREALQKCRESLLHLSSSETLLKREVQEARDALEKVSALNSSLATDKRDLNMQLLKLETELSDSQSQLQTLRSEVSVLQRDIKSLRSECSLLRVQSETHADVIHQLKERRSHLERNVEEKEKELASLEEEKKTTDQQLNELSSQHTLVREVLNEVQQQLWKTEEQLNQTERQKEELQRESKKLQEEQEVQRRYKEQLEEELQELRSVSVNLHLQLRLQQQQHSQSEVDRCQQNTHICTLQQAKVILQGEIECLRGELQRETARREDEREKREKMLEEKKELKVEMERLTEEVKELQTRRTEEDAKWKKEKESWQREREVLNKELGMRDGEVEALRRRTEGLMEEVEERQREVEKLRVEVAKRETEISFTMERLQRVEAEKENLEEQAKRKEVNLEEKEVKRREEENQRDLETEALCERIEKLETEKKTMEEELCQLRSEEEERRRERVVADEEISRLRKEISFLQEDERRQREKQQKELEEQLKEKVGEVELLKVRLNVAQEEYEEMKEEVERRERGLERQISAVRDREEEVEELKESLRLTEEQKEEVERERQAVCHKLKQKEAREEQLEALLTDTQALLEKEKQERGEKEKTITSLGKELQEAQAEREGANKRVREKEEVCEQLQEEVRMWEQTGEHSDKEVKKLHKINKELQKTVQKLTVMLEEREEELKEKGNMRVKEEKKLNKVMKERQEEVQQLKAALEEKEEEVREWKEKADLSGKEEKKLTKIVKERAEEVKQLRATLEEVKELKESLRQTEKQKEEEERERQAVCHKLKQKEVQEEQLGALLKETQALLEKEKGEKEKMISSHSKELKEAQAEKEGANEKVREKEKARERLQEELRRWQQTAEQSDKEVKKLQKTIKELQEVVQKLTVTLEEREEEWKEKAEVSAMDERMLHRVIKEQQEEVQQMKAALEEKDEEVREWKEKADMSVKEEKKINKVVKDRVEEVKQLRATLEEKENEVREGERCRRIEEEKRRRTEEKVREVEQELEAKEKEAKEQEGKLKEMEEQSNVLRMKEEKLKRLEEELREVKEEQKAQQEVEEELHLEEERRRSRLRELEEEKAGLLVELQSKEMEVTGLTEELQRKTEELSELREEQIEKEEELRSREEELISSKREVSALRDEMNKEQRANQEKLRTFEEEVTVLREKVIKERKEKEEKQEKLRKYEKEVSELKVELLKELQEGEKIRDELMKRKEEVEEEVRRTKDALKVITEEVKKEKEQMKEKLTRTEMEVGTVKEAHRRREKEVLLLKEELQKQQKVKLETQEKLKESREDVLDLEEEAKKERQRREEVQEELRGVQQNMEVLEESLSSLRSQVWNLSLSQEQAQNELKEKEEQNQELKDGLRVAMKEMSQLEVLLKESHAEGELLKTALVEKKKEMDRIKEESQKLANEELDKQGELEELRARVQSLKRRKSEMLEELDNAEKRRKEAERKWKSQVEQMEKEQVVKLNTLSTEIQLLRRKQQEVETEWRSRVEGKEVEVEKARMEVQESQTELNKCKTLTEEQKNQLYILTQSNKQLEADRDRVRMALERTESAMIGYRDRAHQQEQNPGAEPRSEEGDRLLILQRQVAELELNQKRMDKKNSRLESQKDKLKKDRSVLKDTLKQVEEERSRLQQQLSVSSRSEARQSSENTVDVERTVKELEDQVNRLRVSLAVEQEQKAEFIEQSSRNSEWLLSMRQGLNDSLAAVSRRPIPAVLESETQRLDRSLREEDLRLSLSQS; encoded by the exons ATGGAGTCAAAGCTGCTGAATGGCTGGCAGCAGCAGAAGGTGgagctggaggtggaggtgtGTCGACTGCAGGAGGATCTGGCGGAGAGCCgagctgagaaggaggagctggagTCCAGGAGCAAAGCTCTGACGGACAGG CTTTGCCAGACTCTGAATCCTTCGATGTCCCTGCTTGATGAGGAGCAGAGGAGGTGGAAAACGAAGCTGAAGGAGGGAAGGGAGAGGGAGGCCAGACAGGCGCTGCTGATCCACCGTCTGCAGAACAAG GTGATCGAGTACAGGGAACGGTGTCACCGTGTGGATCAGCAGTTGCAGGAAAATCACTCCAGGGTTCTGCTCTCTGAG caGAGAATCAGAGATGAGCACAGCAAATCCCTGGAGAACGCCCTCATCAGTCTGGAGGAGGAACAGCAGAG GTCCACCAGTCTGGCTGAAACCAACGCTCTCCTTCGCCACCAGcttagccaatcagagcagatcAACCAGGAGCTGGCAGAAGACCTCAAGAAGCTGACTGCTGATTGGACGAGAGCAGTGCAGGAGGCGCAGCAAAACGAGGCCGATtgccagaaagaaaaagag tGTCGATTGGGTCACATGGGTCAGCAGCAGGCCCGGCTGCTGTCACTCTGGAAGTCGGTGCTTGATCTGAGGCGACACTGTCACACGCTGAGAACAGCTGCTGACAG GGATCTGTGGCAGCTCAGGGCGGAGTTTTCCAGACTCTCCTCGTCTCTCCTCTGCAGCTGCGACTCCGTCTGCTCCTCACTGAGGCTCAGCTCCCCTCAGATCAAACCTGCCTCCTCTGACCTTCCTCCTCCATCATACTCATCTCCTCCTCTGTCCTCCACTCTCATCCACCCTCCTCCAGACATCTCAGGCTCTGCACTTTGTCCCCACTCCCCTTCCCCTCTGGGGATATTCACCttaggagaggaagaggaggaggaggaggaggaggagaaaccaCTGGAGTTGAAGCTCCAGCATGAAGTGGAGGTGTTCCAGCTGGAGCAAAG gatCGAGGAACTCAGTCGCTCCCTGCAGACGGCAGACAGAGCAAGGGAGGCGTCGGAGGCAGACGTGGAGCGGCTGAGGGAATCGGACAGGACGCTGCAGTCGGTCGGTCAGGCTGTCATCAGGATG TTCCAGTCCCTGAGCAGGATCAGCAACCAGACGCCGAGCGTCTCTACGGACAGCGTCCTCAGTCTGGATATGTCCTCCCTGCTGTCGGTTCTGTCTCAGACTGAGAGTATGCTGCAGTGTAAACACGAGGAGCTGCAG GGGGCAGAGCTAAATCTGCGGCGGTTCAGCGAAGAGCAAACGTCTCTGCAGCTCCGCCTGAAAcagctggaggaagaaaaagagcagCTGGACGTGAAAACTGGGAACATGCAGCAAgaactgatacacacactggaCTCTCTGAGCAG GGAGAAAGACGCTTCCGCCTCCCTGCGTCTGCAGGTGGAGGAGCTGCGGATgagagaggaggaggtgaagaggGAGATCGACAgactgaagagagagagagacagaatgGAGGAAAGAACCCGACAgatggagacagaaaaatacaaacg GGTGGAGGCGGAGCTTCTGGAGAATGTCCAGCTGTCAGAGAGAGAAACTCAGCAGCGGATTGAGATCCACAGCCTGAAG GTGATGCTGGATAGGGAGCAGCTGGACAGGcagagagcagaagaagaaggtgcTGATGCCAGAGAAGCCTTACAGAAG TGCAGGGAGTCCTTGCTGCACCTCTCCTCCTCAGAGACGTTGCTGAAACGGGAGGTGCAGGAGGCGCGGGATGCCCTGGAGAAAGTGTCGGCTCTGAACTCATCTCTGGCCACAGACAAGCGAGATCTGAACATGCAGCTGCTGAAG CTGGAGACAGAGCTGTCAGACAGCCAGTCACAGCTGCAGActctgaggtcagaggtcagcgtTCTGCAGAGAGACATTAAAAGTCTGAGGAGTGAGTGCAGCCTCCTGAG AGTTCAGTCGGAGACGCACGCTGATGTCATCCATCAGCTGAAGGAGCGACGCTCACACCTGGAGAGAAAcgtggaggagaaggagaaggagctGGCCtccctggaggaggagaagaagaccACAGATCAGCAGCTGAACGAG TTATCCTCCCAGCACACCCTGGTACGCGAGGTGCTAAACGAGGTACAGCAACAGCTGTGGAAGACGGAGGAGCAGCTGAATCAGACGGAGAGACagaaggaggagctgcagagagaaagcaagaagctgcaggaggaacaGGAAGTTCAGAGGAGATACAAGGAGCAGCTGGAAGAGGAGTTACAGGAGCTGAG GTCCGTGTCGGTGAACCTCCACCTGCAGCTCCgtctgcaacagcagcagcactccCAGTCTGAGGTGGACAGATGTCAGCAGAACACACACATCTGTACGCTGCAGCAGGCCAAAGTCATCTTGCAGG GTGAGATCGAGTGTCTGAGAGGAGAACTTCAGCGAGAGACGGCAAGAAGAGAAGATGAGagggagaaaagggaaaaaatgctGGAGGAAAAGAAGGAGTTGAAGGTAGAAATGGAGAGGCTGacggaggaggtgaaggagctGCAGACCAGAAGGACGGAGGAAGACGCCAAGTGGAAGAAGGAAAAGGAGTCgtggcagagagaaagagaagttCTGAACAAAGAGCTCGGCATGAGAGATGGAGAGGTGGAGGCGCTGAGGAGGCGTACCGAGGGACtgatggaggaggtggaggaaaggCAGAGAGAGGTGGAGAAACTGAGGGTGGAGGTGGCAAAGAGAGAGACTGAGATCAGCTTTACGATGGAGAGACTGCAGAGAGTAGAGGCAGAGAAGGAGAACCTGGAGGAGCAAGCAAAGAGGAAAGAGGTCAATCTAGAAGAAAAGGAGGTGaagagaagagaggaggagaaccagagggATTTAGAGACAGAGGCACTGTGCGAACGGATCGAGAAGCTGGAAacggaaaagaaaacaatggagGAAGAGCTCTGTCAGCTGaggagtgaggaggaggagaggcggAGAGAGAGAGTTGTAGCGGATGAGGAAATCAGCAGGCTGAGAAAAGAAATCTCCTTTTTACAGGAGGATGAGAGGAGACAGAGGGAGAAACAgcagaaggagctggaggagcagctgaaagAGAAAGTAGGGGAGGTGGAGCTCCTGAAAGTGAGGCTGAACGTGGCTCAGGAGGAGTATGAAGAAAtgaaggaggaggtggagaggaGGGAGCGCGGCCTGGAGCGACAGATCAGTGCTGTCAGGGACcgagaggaggaggtggaggagctgaaggagaGCCTGAGGCTGACTGAGGAGCAGAAGGAAGAAGTAGAACGGGAACGGCAGGCAGTCTGTCACAAACTAAAGCAGAAGGAGGCGCgggaggagcagctggaggctCTGCTGACAGACACTCAAGCGCTCCTCGAGAAGGAGAAacaagaaagaggagaaaaagagaaaacaataaccTCCTTGGGCaaggagctgcaggaggctCAGGCTGAGAGAGAGGGAGCAAATAAGAGGgtcagagagaaggaggaggtcTGTGAGCAGCTTCAGGAGGAGGTCAGGATGTGGGAGCAGACAGGAGAGCACAGTGATAAGGAGGTGAAAAAGCTCCATAAAATCAATAAGGAGCTACAAAAGACAGTGCAGAAACTAACGGTCATGctagaggagagagaggaggagttGAAGGAGAAGGGAAATATGAGggtgaaagaggagaaaaagctCAACAAGGTCATGAAAGAGCGACAAGAGGAGGTGCAACAGCTAAAGGCTGCtctggaggagaaggaggaggaggttaGGGAGTGGAAGGAGAAGGCAGACCTGAGTgggaaggaggagaaaaaactcACCAAGATAGTTAAGGAGAGAGCAGAGGAGGTGAAGCAGCTAAGGGCCACActggaggaggtgaaggagctGAAGGAGAGCCTGAGGCAGACTGAGAagcagaaggaggaagaagaaagggAGCGGCAGGCGGTCTGTCACAAACTGAAACAGAAGGAGGTGCAGGAGGAGCAGCTGGGGGCTCTGCTGAAAGAAACTCAGGCGCTCCTGGAGaaggagaaaggagaaaaagagaaaatgatctCCTCCCACAGCAAGGAGCTGAAGGAGGCTCAGGCCGAGAAAGAGGGAGCGAATGAGAAGGtcagagagaaggagaaggCCCGCGagaggctgcaggaggagctgagGAGGTGGCAGCAGACAGCAGAGCAAAGTGATAAAGAGGTGAAAAAGCTCCAGAAGACCATTAAGGAGCTACAAGAGGTGGTTCAGAAGCTGACAGTCACGctagaggagagagaggaggagtgGAAGGAGAAGGCAGAGGTGAGCGCCATGGATGAGAGAATGCTCCACAGGGTCATCAAGGAGCAACAAGAGGAGGTGCAGCAGATGAAGGCAGCGCTGGAGGAGAAGGATGAGGAGGTGAGGGAGTGGAAGGAGAAGGCAGATATGAGTgtaaaggaggagaaaaaaatcaacaaagttGTTAAAGATAGAGTAGAGGAGGTGAAGCAGCTGAGGGCAACACTGGAGGAGAAGGAAAATGAGGTGAGAGAGGGGGAGAGGTGCAGAAGGAttgaggaggagaagaggaggaggactgaGGAGAAGGTGAGGGAGGTGGAGCAGGAACTGGAAGCAAAGGAGAAGGAGGCAAAGGAGCAAGAAGGGAAGCTAAAAGAAATGGAGGAACAGAGCAATGTTCTGAGAATGAAAGAGGAGAAACTGAAAAGACTGGAAGAGGAACTGAGGGAGGTAAAAGAGGAGCAAAAGGCACAACAGGAAGTTGAGGAAGAGCTTCatctggaggaggagaggagaagatCCAGACtgagagagctggaggaggagaaggcagGACTGCTGGTGGAGCTACAGAGTAAGGAGATGGAGGTGACAGGTCTTACAGAGGAGTTGCAGAGGAAGACAGAGGAGCTATCTGAGCTCAGAGAGGAGCAAatagagaaggaggaggagctgagatCAAGAGAGGAGGAGCTGATAAGTAGCAAAAGGGAGGTGTCTGCACTGAGAGACGAGATGAATAAGGAGCAACGAGCAAATCAGGAGAAATTGAGGACGTTTGAGGAGGAGGTGACAGTTCTCAGAGAGAAAGTGATTAAAGAaaggaaggagaaggaggagaagcaggagaAGCTCCGAAAATATGAGAAGGAGGTGTCTGAACTCAAAGTGGAGCTTCTGAAGGAACTCCAGGAGGGGGAGAAAATCCGAGATGAACtgatgaagaggaaggaggaggtggaggaagaggtCAGGAGGACCAAGGATGCATTAAAAGTCATCACTGAGGAGGTGAAAAAAGAGAAGGAGCAGATGAAAGAGAAATTAACAAGGACAGAGATGGAGGTGGGGACTGTAAAGGAGGCCCACAGGAGGCGTGAAAAGGAGGTGTTGCTGCTCAAAGAGGAACTCCAGAAGCAGCAGAAGGTGAAGCTGGAGACTCAAGAGAAGCTGAAGGAAAGTAGAGAAGATGTCTTGGATCTTGAAGAGGAAGCAAAGAAGGAGCGccagaggagggaggaggtgcAGGAGGAATTGAGAGGTGTTCAGCAGAACATGGAGGTGTTGGAGGAGAGCCTGAGCTCCCTGCGGAGTCAG GTGTGGAATCTGAGCCTGAGCCAGGAACAAGCTCAAAATGAgttgaaggagaaggaggagcagaACCAGGAGTTGAAGGACGGCCTTAGGGTGGCCATGAAGGAGATGTCACAGCTGGAGGTTCTTCTGAAG GAGAGCCACGCTGAGGGGGAGCTTCTGAAGACCGCCTtggtggagaagaagaaggagatgGACAGAATCAAAGAGGAGAGTCAAAAGTTGGCCAATGAGGAGCTGGATAAGCAAggagagctggaggagctgcgaGCCAGAGTTCAGAGcctgaagaggagaaaaagtgAGATGTTAGAGGAGCTGGACAACgcagagaagaggaggaaggaggctGAGAGGAAGTGGAAGAGTCAAGTGGAGCAGATGGAGAAAGAGCAGGTGGTGAAGCTGAACACTCTCAGTACAGAAATCCAGTTACTGCGGAGGAAACAGCAGGAGGTGGAAACAGAGTGGAGGTCCAGGGTAGAAGGGAAGGAGGTGGAGGTAGAGAAAGCGAGAATGGAGGTGCAAGAGAGTCAAACCGAGCTGAACAAGTGCAAAACCTTAACAGAGGAGCAGAAGAATCAGCTCTACATACTGACTCAGAGCAACAAGCAGCTGGAGGCAGACAGGGACCGGGTCCGAATGGCCCTGGAGCGGACAGAGTCAGCCATGATTGGCTACAGGGACAGAGCGCACCAACAGGAGCAGAACCCCGGGGCAGAACCTCGCTCAGAGGAG GGTGACAGACTGTTGATCCTGCAGCGCCAGGTGGCTGAACTGGAGCTGAACCAAAAACGGATGGACAAGAAGAATTCCCGTCTGGAAAGCCAGAAGGACAAGCTGAAGAAAGACAGAAGTGTTCTCAAAGACACGTTGAAACAG GTGGAGGAGGAACGATCgaggctccagcagcagctttcagTCAGCTCCAGGTCTGAGGCGAGACAG TCATCTGAGAACACCGTTGACGTAGAGCGCACCGtgaaggagctggaggaccaG GTGAATCGTCTCCGCGTCTCGCTGGCTGTGGAGCAGGAGCAGAAGGCGGAGTTTATCGAGCAGTCGTCCAGAAATAGCGAATGGCTGCTCTCGATGAGGCAGGGCCTGAACGATTCGCTGGCTGCCGTCTCACGCCGTCCAATCCCAGCAGTCCTGGAGTCTGAGACGCAGCGATTGGACCGCAGCTTGAGGGAGGAGGACCTTAGGTTGTCTCTGAGTCAATCATAG